A region from the Aegilops tauschii subsp. strangulata cultivar AL8/78 chromosome 5, Aet v6.0, whole genome shotgun sequence genome encodes:
- the LOC109747125 gene encoding mitogen-activated protein kinase kinase kinase NPK1 translates to MRRDAAGPGGGAGAGFHDLFDSVRRSINFRTSAAAPPEPPAGPLGGGPAGGIGVRISSCLRKSRGMGLLGLISKSPSPPRRLLPPTPVPADGGGRAGEIPPIRWRKGEMIGSGAFGQVYLGMNLDTGELLAVKQVLIGSTNATREKAQAHIRELEEEVKLLKNLSHPNIVRYLGTVREEDTLNILLEFVPGGSIQSLLGKLGSFPEAVIRKYTRQILQGLEYLHSNAIIHRDIKGANILVDNKGCIKLADFGASKQVAKLATMTAAKTMKGTPHWMAPEVIVGSGHTFSADIWSVGCTVIEMATGKPPWSQQYQEVALLFHVGTTKSHPPIPEHISPEAKDFLLKCLQKEPELRSSASDLLKHPFVTGEFDDRQLLNRTPQKDASVNELFAHDADAPTEMGLNHSGNWSTINSNRSSKIKPLWEGGGDDDDMCEFADKDDHPAVGSSYNPMSEPFDDDWKSKYDMSPEQSSHQSREFGGLAKHPESSMTENDFTFPCEGSCEDDDVLTESKIEAFLDEKALDLKKLQTPLYEEFYNKVNAGSSHGVDQTSNGKFINSLKLPPRGKSPPGKMRGGPAVATPCDTILNSSTMAESCSRQFSRDGGVDSSRILREIASPQLNELGDKVHIDVQDSPSISFAERQRKWKEELDQELERERVMRLAGCGKTPSPSRRPSIGKRERHQ, encoded by the exons ATGCGACGGGACGCCGCTGGccccggcggcggcgccggcgccgggTTCCACGATCTGTTCGACTCCGTGCGCCGATCCATCAACTTCCGCAccagcgccgccgcgcccccggaGCCCCCGGCGGGCCCCCTCGGAGGGGGCCCTGCCGGGGGCATCGGCGTCCGGATCAGCTCCTGCCTCCGCAAGTCGAGGGGGATGGGGCTGCTCGGGCTCATCTCCAAgagcccctcgccgccgcgccgcctgctgcCGCCGACGCCCGTGCCCGCCGACGGGGGCGGTCGCGCGGGGGAGATCCCGCCGATCCGGTGGCGGAAGGGCGAGATGATCGGCTCCGGCGCGTTCGGGCAGGTCTACCTCGGGATGAACCTGGACACCGGCGAGCTCCTCGCAGTAAAGCAG GTTCTGATCGGGAGCACCAACGCGACCCGGGAGAAAGCCCAA GCACATATAAGAGAACTTGAGGAAGAAGTGAAGCTCCTCAAGAACCTTTCGCACCCCAATATTGTG AGGTACCTTGGGACAGTCCGTGAGGAAGACACACTGAATATCCTGCTGGAGTTTGTTCCTGGAGGGTCTATCCAGTCGCTTCTAGGAAAGCTCGGTTCATTCCCTGAGGCA GTCATTAGGAAGTATACTAGGCAGATTTTGCAAGGGTTGGAATATCTGCATAGCAATGCAATAATACATAGAGACATTAAG GGTGCAAACATTCTTGTTGATAACAAAGGCTGCATTAAGCTTGCTGATTTTGGGGCATCTAAGCAAGTTGCCAAGTTG GCTACTATGACAGCAGCTAAAACGATGAAAGGCACACCACACTGGATGGCACCTGAAGTCATTGTGGGGAGTGGGCATACCTT CTCTGCAGATATCTGGAGTGTGGGATGCACAGTCATTGAAATGGCTACTGGTAAACCACCATGGAGCCAGCAGTATCAGGAG GTTGCGCTTCTATTTCATGTTGGAACCACAAAGTCGCACCCACCAATACCTGAACATATCTCACCAGAGGCTAAAGATTTTCTGCTGAAATGCCTGCAGAA GGAACCAGAGCTGAGGTCTAGCGCGTCAGATTTATTGAAG CATCCGTTTGTGACCGGAGAATTTGATGACCGGCAGCTACTCAATCGTACTCCACAGAAG GATGCTTCCGTGAATGAGCTTTTCGCACATGATGCGGATGCGCCAACAGAGAT GGGTTTGAATCATTCTGGCAACTGGTCAACAATTAATTCAAACAGATCATCTAAAATCAAACCCCTATGGGAGGGTGGCGGTGATGACGATGACATGTGTGAGTTTGCTGACAAAGACGATCATCCAGCAGTTGGATCT AGCTATAATCCTATGTCTGAACCATTTGATGATGACTGGAAAAGCAAGTACGACATGAGCCCAGAGCAAAGTTCTCATCAGTCGAGGGAATTTGGTGGATTAGCCAAGCATCCTGAAAGCAGCATGACCGAAAATGATTTTACCTTCCCTTGCGAGGGAAGTTGTGAAGATGACGATGTACTTACCGAGTCAAAAATAGAAGCATTTCTTGATGAAAAG GCCCTTGATCTGAAGAAGCTACAAACACCTTTATATGAAGAATTCTACAATAAAGTGAATGCCGGGAGCTCTCATGGAGTTGATCAAACTTCCAATGGTAAATTCATAAATAGTCTGAAACTACCCCCTCGTGGAAAGTCGCCTCCAGGTAAGATGAGGGGAGGTCCAGCGGTGGCAACGCCTTGTGATACCATTTTGAATAGCAGTACGATGGCTGAAAGCTGCAGCAGGCAATTCTCAAGAGACGGCGGTGTAGATAGCAGCCGGATTTTGAGAGAAATAGCTTCCCCTCAGCTCAATGAGCTTGGGGATAAAGTTCATATTGATGTCCAAGACAGCCCAAG CATCAGCTTTGCTGAGAGGCAACGAAAATGGAAAGAGGAGTTGGACCAGGAGCTTGAGAGGGAAAGAG TGATGAGGTTAGCTGGCTGTGGCAAGACACCGTCTCCAAGTAGACGGCCCAGCATCGGGAAGCGAGAGCGCCATCAATAG